In one window of Hymenobacter nivis DNA:
- a CDS encoding NADH-quinone oxidoreductase subunit N encodes MTSIILLSIFGIVQLFLGFLRSNKVLLPGVMLVLLAVFGANLADWNQAPQSFFNQMLTVDHYTVAFTGIVVLTALLLLPFSRSYVVAHEPNLAEYYALLLFSLVGAIMMIGYDHLLMLFVGIEILSISMYVLAGASKRDSRSNEAALKYFLMGAFATGILLFGIALLYGATGTFALSQIAAAVAAPANASLLPMLYIGILLMIIGIGFKVSAAPFHFWTPDVYEGTPTFFTAFMSTVVKTAGFAAFLKLLAVALPAAQGFWAPTIQAMCALTLLLGNVGAAVQTTTKRMLAYSSVSHAGYLLIGLVAGNGSLTGPAANGIFFYSLAYSIATVAAFGVLKLVADHRQRDDYAGLNGLGKTNPLLAFVMTVAMLSLAGIPLTGGFFGKLFLLTAAVGQGHIGLVVFAVIMSMVGIYYYLRPIIAMYLRPAEGPTADAVPVDGLQSFTLGLLALLTIALGILPGLLSGIL; translated from the coding sequence ATGACCTCCATCATCCTCCTTTCCATCTTCGGCATCGTCCAGTTGTTTCTGGGCTTTTTGCGCTCGAACAAGGTGCTGCTGCCCGGCGTGATGCTGGTGCTGCTGGCCGTGTTCGGGGCCAACCTGGCCGACTGGAACCAAGCGCCACAGTCGTTCTTCAACCAGATGCTGACCGTGGACCACTACACAGTGGCCTTCACTGGCATCGTGGTGCTCACGGCGCTGCTGCTGCTGCCCTTCTCGCGCAGCTACGTGGTGGCCCACGAGCCCAACCTGGCCGAGTACTACGCGCTGCTGCTGTTCTCGCTCGTGGGGGCCATCATGATGATTGGCTACGACCACTTACTGATGCTGTTTGTGGGCATTGAAATCCTGAGCATCAGCATGTATGTGCTGGCCGGCGCCAGCAAGCGCGACTCCCGCTCGAACGAGGCCGCCCTTAAGTATTTCCTGATGGGGGCCTTCGCCACCGGCATCCTGCTCTTCGGCATTGCGCTGCTCTACGGCGCCACTGGCACGTTCGCCCTCTCACAAATTGCCGCCGCCGTGGCCGCCCCCGCCAACGCCAGCCTGCTGCCCATGCTCTACATTGGCATCTTGCTGATGATCATCGGCATCGGCTTCAAGGTATCGGCCGCGCCCTTCCACTTCTGGACGCCCGACGTGTACGAGGGCACGCCCACGTTCTTCACCGCCTTCATGAGCACGGTGGTGAAAACGGCCGGCTTCGCGGCGTTTCTCAAGCTGCTGGCCGTGGCCCTACCGGCCGCGCAGGGCTTTTGGGCCCCCACCATCCAGGCCATGTGCGCCCTCACGCTGCTGCTCGGCAACGTGGGCGCCGCCGTCCAAACTACCACCAAGCGCATGCTGGCCTACTCCAGCGTGAGCCACGCCGGCTACCTGCTCATCGGCTTGGTAGCCGGCAATGGCAGCCTCACGGGCCCCGCCGCCAACGGCATTTTCTTCTACTCCCTCGCCTACTCGATAGCCACCGTGGCAGCCTTCGGCGTGCTGAAGCTAGTGGCCGACCACCGCCAGCGCGATGACTACGCCGGCCTAAATGGCCTGGGCAAAACTAACCCCCTACTAGCCTTTGTGATGACCGTAGCCATGCTTTCGCTGGCCGGCATTCCGCTCACGGGCGGCTTCTTCGGCAAATTATTCCTACTCACCGCCGCCGTCGGACAGGGCCACATCGGCCTCGTCGTCTTCGCCGTCATCATGAGCATGGTGGGCATCTACTACTACCTGCGCCCCATCATAGCCATGTACCTGCGCCCCGCCGAGGGCCCCACGGCCGACGCCGTACCCGTCGATGGCTTGCAATCCTTCACCCTGGGCTTGCTGGCGCTGCTCACCATCGCGCTAGGCATCCTGCCGGGCTTGCTAAGCGGAATTTTGTAG
- a CDS encoding complex I subunit 4 family protein: MLTAVLLFLPLAAALLLHFTKGATTRALALGATLVEFALAAFIAIDFTRHGSSAYNLDYAWVQSAGINFHIGLDGLSLLLVLLTTFLVPLILLAAFRGNYENPSAFYALVLFMQTGLLGVFMSLDAFLFYFFWEVALIPIYFLAGAWGGERRIAVTLKFFLYTVVGSLLMLAGFVYLYLQTGPAAGSLAAHSSELSAFYKLRLSAGEQSWLFWLIFAAFAVKMPIFPFHTWQPDTYTEAPAPATMLLAGIMLKMGIYGTLRWLLPIVPLGVSQWQKPVIILAVIGVIYGALIAIRQRDMKRLIAYSSLSHVGLMAAGVFSLTQIGLQGAVIQMLAHGVNVVGMFFVADAIERRTGTRLLPDLGGLTRRTPLLSVCFLVMLLSTVALPLTGGFVGEFLLLAGIYEYSAWVGAVAGLTIIFSAVYLLRLFQRTMLGPDSSFSATITDLTGGELAVFVPLIVLVFWLGLFPGTFLHISEPAVSSILSAVGR, translated from the coding sequence ATGCTGACTGCTGTACTGCTTTTTCTCCCCCTGGCCGCCGCGCTGCTGCTCCACTTCACCAAAGGGGCCACCACCCGGGCCCTGGCCCTGGGGGCTACCCTAGTCGAATTTGCCCTGGCCGCTTTTATAGCCATCGATTTCACCCGCCACGGCTCATCGGCCTACAACCTCGACTATGCCTGGGTGCAGTCGGCCGGCATCAACTTCCACATCGGGCTTGACGGCCTCAGCCTGCTGCTGGTGCTGCTCACCACCTTCCTGGTGCCGCTCATTTTGCTGGCCGCGTTCCGGGGCAACTACGAGAATCCCTCGGCCTTCTACGCGCTGGTGCTGTTCATGCAAACCGGGCTGCTCGGCGTGTTTATGTCGCTGGATGCCTTTCTATTCTACTTCTTCTGGGAAGTGGCGCTCATCCCGATTTATTTCCTGGCCGGGGCCTGGGGCGGCGAGCGGCGCATTGCCGTCACGCTCAAGTTTTTCCTCTACACCGTCGTCGGCTCGCTGCTGATGCTGGCCGGCTTCGTGTACCTGTACCTACAAACCGGCCCCGCCGCCGGCAGCCTCGCCGCCCACTCCTCCGAGCTGTCGGCGTTCTATAAGCTGAGGCTGAGCGCCGGCGAGCAGTCGTGGCTGTTCTGGCTGATTTTCGCCGCCTTCGCCGTGAAGATGCCCATTTTCCCCTTCCACACCTGGCAGCCCGATACCTACACCGAGGCCCCCGCGCCGGCCACCATGCTGCTCGCGGGCATCATGCTGAAAATGGGCATTTACGGTACCCTGCGCTGGCTGCTGCCCATCGTGCCGCTCGGCGTCAGCCAGTGGCAAAAGCCGGTCATCATCCTGGCCGTCATCGGGGTTATCTACGGGGCCCTCATCGCCATCCGGCAGCGCGACATGAAGCGCCTCATCGCCTACTCGTCGCTCTCGCACGTGGGCCTGATGGCGGCCGGCGTATTCTCGCTTACCCAAATCGGCCTGCAAGGCGCCGTGATTCAGATGCTGGCCCACGGCGTGAACGTGGTGGGCATGTTCTTCGTGGCCGACGCCATCGAGCGCCGCACCGGCACCCGCCTGCTGCCCGACCTGGGGGGCCTCACCCGCCGCACGCCGCTGCTGTCGGTCTGTTTTTTGGTGATGTTACTCAGCACTGTGGCTCTGCCCCTCACCGGCGGCTTCGTGGGCGAGTTCCTGCTACTAGCCGGCATCTACGAGTACTCAGCCTGGGTGGGCGCGGTGGCCGGCCTTACCATCATTTTCTCGGCGGTGTACCTGCTGCGCTTGTTCCAGCGCACCATGCTGGGCCCCGACTCGTCGTTCTCAGCCACCATCACCGACCTCACCGGCGGCGAACTGGCCGTGTTCGTGCCACTGATTGTGCTGGTGTTCTGGCTGGGCTTGTTCCCCGGCACCTTCCTGCACATATCCGAGCCGGCCGTCAGCAGCATTTTGTCCGCCGTTGGGCGGTAA
- a CDS encoding penicillin-binding transpeptidase domain-containing protein encodes MQYLEGRRYVVQGIFLLVGLVFATRLFFMQVLDSTYKLAADRNTLQRLVQVPYRGLIYDRKNQLLVTNTPVYDLLVVPREVKGLDSARFCQLLQIPIESLREGLKAARKYSGTKPSPLVQNLSLAERAAIQDNLIDFPGFYTQARMARAYRTPNLAHALGYVGPITPKLLELPKYGRYGAGENVGIAGLESYYEPTLMGRRGVQFKMVNVRGVEKGAFRGGEFDTLSVAGQDLHLSIDAELQAYGEELLAGRRGSIVAIDPKTGEILCFVSAPHYTPETLTGKGMGNRYMDLLRNPDRPLFDRPLMATYPPGSVFKLVNELVALQLGVVTPSTGFPCNQKLVRCTHNHEYPSNVSIAIKNSCNPYFYQVMRAAVLRGKSPNRFEDARLGLGQWQKMVKSFGLGEKLGVDMSQEKRGLIPSPEYYDKRLGYHRWNFKTVYSLSIGQGEIGITGLQMANVLATIANHGYYYTPHFVKGIGNAGPLAKYRERHYTAVDTAYFKYVIPGMQEVVDGRGGTGSLASLREFGISVAGKTGTVQNPHGYDHATFAAFAPAENPKIAIAVFIENSGFGGSSAAPAAGLMIEKYLRGHVVGYHKRMEEWIKYGNLTAHLH; translated from the coding sequence ATGCAATACCTGGAAGGCCGGCGCTACGTGGTGCAAGGCATATTTCTACTCGTGGGGCTGGTGTTTGCCACGCGGCTCTTTTTCATGCAGGTGCTTGATAGTACTTACAAGCTGGCGGCCGACCGGAACACTTTGCAGCGCCTGGTGCAAGTGCCCTACCGGGGCCTGATTTACGACCGCAAAAACCAGCTGCTCGTCACCAACACGCCCGTGTACGACCTGCTGGTGGTGCCCCGCGAGGTTAAGGGCCTCGACTCGGCCCGTTTCTGCCAACTGCTGCAAATTCCGATTGAAAGCCTGCGCGAGGGCCTCAAGGCCGCTCGGAAGTATTCGGGCACCAAGCCCTCGCCGCTAGTTCAAAACCTGAGCCTGGCCGAGCGGGCCGCCATTCAGGACAACCTGATTGACTTCCCGGGCTTCTACACTCAGGCGCGCATGGCGCGGGCCTACCGCACGCCCAACCTGGCCCACGCCCTGGGCTACGTGGGCCCCATCACGCCCAAATTGCTGGAGCTGCCCAAGTACGGGCGCTACGGCGCGGGCGAAAACGTGGGCATCGCCGGCCTCGAATCGTACTACGAGCCCACGCTGATGGGCCGCCGCGGCGTGCAGTTCAAGATGGTGAACGTGCGCGGGGTGGAGAAGGGGGCGTTCCGGGGCGGTGAGTTCGACACGCTCTCGGTGGCCGGACAGGACCTGCACTTGAGCATTGACGCCGAACTACAGGCCTACGGCGAGGAGCTGCTGGCCGGGCGGCGCGGCTCCATCGTGGCCATCGACCCCAAAACGGGCGAGATTCTGTGCTTCGTGTCGGCGCCGCACTACACGCCCGAAACCCTCACCGGCAAGGGCATGGGCAACCGCTACATGGACCTGCTGCGTAACCCCGACCGGCCACTGTTTGACCGACCCCTGATGGCTACGTACCCGCCCGGCTCAGTTTTTAAACTCGTGAACGAGTTGGTGGCCTTGCAGTTGGGCGTTGTGACGCCTAGCACTGGCTTTCCGTGCAACCAGAAGCTGGTGCGCTGCACGCACAATCATGAGTACCCGTCCAACGTCAGCATCGCCATCAAAAACAGCTGCAATCCCTACTTCTACCAAGTAATGCGGGCGGCGGTGCTGCGCGGCAAGTCGCCCAACCGCTTTGAGGATGCCCGCCTGGGCCTGGGCCAATGGCAGAAAATGGTGAAATCGTTCGGCCTCGGCGAGAAGCTGGGCGTGGATATGAGCCAGGAAAAGCGCGGCCTCATCCCGTCGCCCGAGTACTACGATAAGCGTTTGGGCTACCACCGTTGGAACTTTAAAACCGTGTACTCGCTATCCATTGGCCAGGGCGAAATTGGCATCACGGGCCTCCAAATGGCCAACGTGCTCGCAACCATTGCCAACCATGGCTACTACTATACGCCGCATTTTGTGAAAGGTATCGGCAACGCGGGGCCCCTGGCCAAGTACCGCGAGCGGCACTACACGGCCGTGGACACGGCGTATTTCAAGTATGTCATCCCCGGGATGCAGGAGGTAGTGGACGGCCGCGGCGGCACCGGCAGCCTGGCTTCGCTGCGTGAATTCGGTATTTCGGTGGCCGGCAAAACCGGCACCGTGCAAAACCCCCACGGCTACGACCACGCCACCTTCGCCGCCTTCGCCCCGGCCGAAAACCCCAAAATTGCCATCGCCGTGTTCATTGAGAACAGCGGATTCGGCGGTAGTAGCGCCGCCCCCGCCGCTGGCCTAATGATTGAAAAGTACCTGCGGGGCCACGTGGTAGGCTACCACAAGCGCATGGAGGAGTGGATTAAGTATGGAAATTTGACGGCACACCTGCATTAG
- a CDS encoding rod shape-determining protein gives MGFFNFLTSDIAIDLGTANTLIIHNDKIVVDEPSIIAKDRTTNKIIAVGRQAQQMHEKTHDNIKTIRPLKDGVIADFHAAEEMIKGLIKMIDTRKRLFQPSHRMVICIPSGITEVEKRAVRDSAEHAGAKEVWMIQEPMAAAIGIGIDVHQPVGSMIIDIGGGTSEIALIALSGIVCDQSIKTAGDVFNQDILDYMRRQHNLLIGERSAERIKIEVGAALTELDNPPPDHEVRGRDLMTGIPKVIKVTFSEIAIALDKSVAKIEEAVLKALEISPPELSADIYEHGIHLTGGGALLRGLDKRLAAKTKLPIHIAEDPLRAVVRGTGRAIKDIQAFKGVLLT, from the coding sequence ATGGGTTTCTTTAACTTCCTGACCAGCGATATTGCCATCGACCTGGGCACGGCTAATACGCTCATCATCCACAACGACAAAATCGTAGTGGACGAGCCGAGCATCATCGCCAAAGACCGCACTACGAATAAGATTATCGCTGTTGGCCGCCAGGCCCAGCAAATGCACGAGAAGACCCACGACAACATCAAAACCATTCGCCCGCTGAAGGACGGCGTGATTGCCGATTTCCACGCGGCGGAGGAGATGATTAAGGGCCTGATTAAGATGATTGACACGCGCAAGCGGCTGTTTCAGCCCTCGCACCGCATGGTCATCTGCATCCCGTCGGGCATCACGGAAGTCGAAAAACGCGCCGTGCGCGACTCCGCTGAGCACGCCGGGGCCAAGGAAGTCTGGATGATTCAGGAGCCGATGGCCGCGGCCATCGGCATTGGTATTGACGTGCACCAACCCGTGGGTTCGATGATTATCGACATCGGGGGCGGCACGTCGGAAATTGCCCTGATTGCTCTCTCGGGCATTGTGTGCGACCAAAGTATCAAGACGGCCGGCGACGTGTTCAACCAGGACATCCTGGATTACATGCGCCGCCAGCACAACCTGCTCATCGGCGAGCGGTCGGCCGAGCGCATCAAGATCGAGGTTGGCGCCGCGCTTACCGAGCTGGACAATCCGCCACCGGACCACGAGGTGCGCGGCCGCGACCTGATGACGGGCATTCCTAAAGTCATCAAGGTCACGTTCTCGGAAATCGCCATTGCGCTCGACAAGTCCGTGGCCAAAATCGAGGAGGCCGTGCTGAAGGCCCTGGAGATTTCGCCGCCCGAGCTGTCGGCCGACATCTACGAGCACGGCATCCACCTCACCGGCGGCGGGGCCCTGCTGCGCGGCCTCGACAAGCGCTTGGCCGCTAAAACCAAGCTGCCCATCCACATTGCCGAAGACCCGCTGCGCGCCGTGGTGCGCGGCACTGGCCGGGCCATCAAGGACATCCAGGCCTTCAAGGGCGTGCTGCTGACCTAA
- a CDS encoding type II toxin-antitoxin system YoeB family toxin — protein MTLSWDTAAWEDFQYWLDTDKATARKIRALLKECMRILTTGTGKTELLKHDFAGF, from the coding sequence GTGACGTTGAGTTGGGACACCGCCGCCTGGGAAGATTTTCAGTACTGGCTCGATACTGATAAAGCTACGGCTCGCAAAATCCGGGCATTACTCAAAGAATGTATGCGTATCCTTACCACGGGCACGGGCAAAACAGAACTCCTCAAACACGATTTTGCCGGATTCTAG
- a CDS encoding VOC family protein translates to MAPAPTAEHLLVFYYPDAAAWQAATARLEAAGYAAVPAHNPYWEAQGRTFADPDGYRVVLQQAAWAL, encoded by the coding sequence GTGGCGCCCGCGCCCACGGCCGAGCACCTGCTCGTGTTTTATTACCCCGATGCCGCGGCGTGGCAGGCAGCCACGGCCCGGCTCGAAGCGGCCGGCTACGCCGCCGTGCCGGCCCACAATCCGTACTGGGAAGCGCAGGGCCGCACTTTTGCTGACCCCGACGGCTACCGCGTGGTGTTGCAGCAAGCCGCCTGGGCCCTGTAA
- the selD gene encoding selenide, water dikinase SelD has product MSATPQSDEPIRLTQYSHGAGCGCKIAPAVLDKILHSSLPQPNYPDLLVGNGSRDDAAVYRLPGQDGQCVISTTDFFMPIVDDAYDFGRIASANAISDVYAMGGRPILAIAVLGWPIGKLAPEVAARVIEGARAICAEAGIPLAGGHSIDAPEPIFGLAVTGLVAEKDLKRNDTAQPGCRLYLTKPLGVGMLTTAQKQGILRPEDADVAPAQMRQLNKIGADLSPLSQVQALTDVTGFGLLGHLVEVCEGSGVQAVLNFAKVPRLAAAETYRRQGAVPGGTARNYASYGHKIGPLTDEQQQWLCDPQTSGGLLVCVTPEGEAAAQAIFQQYGLALESFGELVAHRAGEPWIVVQ; this is encoded by the coding sequence ATGTCCGCCACCCCTCAATCCGACGAACCCATTCGCCTCACCCAGTATAGCCACGGGGCGGGCTGCGGCTGCAAAATAGCGCCGGCTGTGCTCGATAAAATCCTGCACAGCAGCCTGCCCCAGCCCAACTACCCCGACCTGCTGGTGGGCAACGGCAGCCGCGACGACGCCGCCGTGTACCGCCTGCCGGGTCAGGACGGCCAGTGCGTCATCAGCACCACCGATTTCTTCATGCCCATCGTGGACGATGCCTACGATTTTGGGCGCATCGCCTCGGCCAACGCCATTTCCGACGTGTACGCCATGGGCGGCCGTCCCATTCTGGCCATCGCCGTGCTGGGCTGGCCCATCGGCAAGCTCGCGCCCGAAGTAGCGGCCCGCGTCATCGAAGGGGCCCGGGCTATTTGTGCCGAGGCTGGTATCCCGCTGGCCGGGGGCCACAGCATTGATGCGCCGGAGCCCATTTTTGGGCTGGCCGTAACGGGCCTGGTGGCCGAAAAAGACCTCAAGCGCAATGACACGGCACAGCCTGGATGCCGCCTCTACCTCACCAAGCCGCTGGGCGTGGGCATGTTGACGACGGCCCAGAAGCAAGGCATCCTGCGCCCCGAAGACGCTGACGTGGCCCCCGCCCAAATGCGCCAGCTCAACAAAATCGGCGCCGACCTCAGCCCGCTGTCCCAGGTGCAGGCCCTCACCGACGTCACGGGCTTCGGTCTGCTCGGCCACCTGGTCGAAGTCTGCGAAGGCAGCGGTGTGCAAGCCGTGCTCAATTTTGCCAAAGTGCCGCGCCTGGCCGCCGCCGAAACCTACCGCCGCCAGGGCGCCGTACCCGGCGGCACGGCCCGCAACTATGCTAGCTACGGCCACAAAATAGGGCCCCTCACCGACGAGCAGCAGCAGTGGCTCTGCGACCCGCAAACCTCGGGCGGCCTGCTCGTATGCGTCACGCCCGAAGGGGAAGCCGCCGCCCAGGCTATTTTCCAGCAGTACGGCCTGGCCCTGGAAAGCTTCGGCGAATTGGTAGCGCACCGCGCCGGCGAGCCGTGGATAGTGGTGCAGTAG
- the purH gene encoding bifunctional phosphoribosylaminoimidazolecarboxamide formyltransferase/IMP cyclohydrolase, with protein sequence MSSRPVRAALLSVYHKDRLGPLVQVLRQHGVTLYSTGGTQQFLESEGAAVTAVEDLTGFPEVFGGRVKTLHPKVFGGILHRRHEPGDLAQAEQHGIPPIDLVVVDLYPFEETVASGAPEADVIEKIDIGGIALLRAAAKNYRDVLVVSSREQYAAVAELLAAKNGATDLEDRRHYAAAAFATTSHYDTEIFKYVSQGTDLAANDAAAAPANPQGPATALRYGENPHQAGTFYGDLGALFDQLHGKQLSYNNLVDVDAAVQLMREFADGPPACAILKHTNACGVALAGTLHAAYVQALACDPVSAFGGVIIVNKEVDAATAAELGQLFFEVLIAPGFAPDALLLLQSKKNRILLRQKPVEFPAKQIKTLLNGLIEQDADRQSETAADFRVVTQSAPTAEETAALEFAGKICKHTKSNTIVLARAGQLLASGVGQTSRVDALRQAIEKAHAFGFDLQGAVMASDAFFPFPDCVEIAGAAGIRAVVQPGGSIKDADSIRACDERGMAMVLTGVRHFKH encoded by the coding sequence ATGTCGTCCCGTCCCGTTCGCGCCGCACTGTTGTCCGTCTACCACAAAGACCGATTAGGGCCCCTGGTGCAGGTGCTCCGTCAGCACGGCGTCACGCTGTACTCGACCGGCGGCACCCAGCAATTCCTCGAAAGCGAAGGCGCCGCCGTCACGGCCGTGGAGGACCTCACGGGCTTCCCCGAAGTATTCGGCGGCCGCGTGAAAACGCTGCATCCCAAGGTGTTCGGCGGCATCCTGCACCGCCGCCACGAGCCCGGCGACCTAGCCCAGGCCGAGCAGCACGGCATCCCGCCCATCGACTTGGTGGTGGTCGATTTGTACCCGTTTGAAGAAACCGTGGCCAGTGGGGCCCCCGAGGCCGACGTCATTGAGAAGATTGACATCGGCGGCATTGCCCTGTTGCGCGCCGCCGCCAAAAACTACCGCGACGTGCTGGTAGTCAGCAGCCGCGAGCAGTACGCCGCCGTGGCCGAGCTGCTGGCCGCCAAGAACGGCGCTACCGACCTGGAGGACCGCCGCCACTACGCCGCCGCTGCCTTCGCCACCACCAGCCACTACGACACCGAAATCTTCAAGTACGTGAGCCAAGGCACCGACCTGGCCGCGAACGACGCCGCCGCCGCTCCGGCCAACCCCCAGGGCCCCGCCACGGCGCTGCGCTACGGCGAGAACCCCCACCAGGCCGGCACGTTCTACGGCGACCTGGGGGCCCTGTTCGATCAACTGCACGGCAAACAGCTGAGCTACAATAACCTGGTAGACGTGGACGCCGCCGTGCAGCTCATGCGTGAGTTTGCCGATGGGCCCCCGGCCTGCGCCATTCTCAAGCACACCAACGCCTGCGGCGTGGCCCTGGCCGGTACCCTGCATGCCGCCTACGTGCAGGCCCTGGCCTGCGACCCCGTATCAGCGTTCGGCGGGGTCATCATCGTAAACAAGGAAGTGGACGCGGCCACCGCCGCCGAGCTGGGCCAGCTCTTTTTTGAAGTGCTGATTGCGCCCGGCTTCGCCCCCGACGCCCTGCTGCTGCTGCAAAGCAAGAAAAACCGCATCCTGCTGCGCCAGAAGCCGGTCGAGTTTCCCGCCAAGCAAATCAAAACTTTGCTCAACGGCCTCATCGAGCAAGACGCGGACCGCCAGAGCGAAACCGCTGCTGATTTCCGCGTCGTCACGCAGTCGGCCCCCACGGCCGAGGAAACGGCGGCCCTGGAATTTGCCGGCAAAATCTGCAAGCACACCAAGAGCAATACCATCGTGCTGGCCCGTGCCGGCCAGCTGCTGGCCTCGGGCGTAGGCCAAACCTCGCGCGTGGACGCTCTGCGCCAGGCCATCGAAAAAGCCCACGCCTTCGGCTTCGACCTGCAAGGTGCGGTGATGGCCTCCGACGCCTTTTTTCCCTTCCCCGACTGCGTGGAAATTGCCGGCGCGGCTGGCATCCGGGCCGTGGTGCAGCCCGGCGGCTCCATCAAGGATGCCGACAGCATCCGCGCCTGCGACGAGCGCGGCATGGCCATGGTGCTCACCGGCGTGCGCCACTTCAAGCATTAA
- the mreC gene encoding rod shape-determining protein MreC, whose translation MKNLFLFLARFQGLLAFGVLEVISLYLFVTSSSYQRAAFFNSANAYAGVVLARRTEVLDYFHLGALNQQLLAENARLRQQLYPPDVSRREADSLALPPAPGDTLRRVRYVRPAQRPDTLLLAQQRLAARDPNYPLVPARVINNTLRSVDNYFTLNVGLADGVRPGLGVLAAAGVVGRIKTASAHYATATSLLHSKTSVSAKIKRDNAFGSVHWPGDDPTQALLDDIPRQNKLVVGDTVVTSGYNAIFPEGIFIGTVASFVKEPDKNFWTVHLRLGADFSNLTYVYVVTNRTRPERDTVEARALPPVGKGKRP comes from the coding sequence ATGAAAAACCTGTTTTTGTTTCTGGCGCGGTTTCAGGGGCTGTTGGCGTTTGGAGTGCTGGAAGTAATTAGCTTGTACTTATTCGTAACCAGCAGCTCGTACCAGCGGGCGGCTTTCTTCAACTCGGCCAATGCCTACGCGGGCGTGGTGCTGGCCCGCCGCACCGAGGTACTCGACTATTTCCACCTGGGGGCCCTGAACCAGCAGTTGCTGGCCGAAAACGCCCGCCTGCGCCAGCAGCTTTATCCGCCCGACGTGAGCCGGCGCGAGGCCGACTCGCTGGCCCTACCGCCAGCCCCTGGCGATACGCTGCGCCGCGTGCGCTACGTGCGCCCCGCCCAGCGGCCCGATACCCTGTTGCTGGCCCAGCAGCGCCTGGCCGCCCGCGACCCCAACTACCCACTCGTCCCGGCCCGGGTGATTAACAACACGTTGCGCAGCGTAGACAACTACTTTACGCTGAACGTGGGCCTGGCCGACGGCGTGCGGCCCGGCCTGGGCGTGCTGGCCGCCGCCGGCGTGGTGGGCCGCATCAAGACCGCCTCTGCCCACTACGCCACCGCCACCAGCCTGCTGCATTCCAAAACCAGCGTGTCCGCCAAAATCAAGCGTGACAATGCGTTTGGGAGCGTGCATTGGCCCGGCGACGATCCTACGCAGGCACTGCTCGACGACATTCCGCGCCAAAACAAGCTGGTGGTGGGCGATACGGTGGTGACGAGTGGCTACAACGCCATCTTCCCGGAGGGCATCTTTATTGGTACCGTTGCCTCGTTTGTGAAGGAGCCGGACAAGAACTTCTGGACCGTGCACCTGCGCCTGGGCGCCGATTTCAGCAACCTGACCTACGTGTACGTAGTGACGAACCGCACGCGCCCCGAGCGCGACACCGTGGAGGCCCGCGCCCTGCCACCGGTCGGAAAGGGGAAACGGCCATGA
- the mnmH gene encoding tRNA 2-selenouridine(34) synthase MnmH: MARSPIADFLTAPATVPILDVRAPAEYAQGHIPGALSLPLFSDDERARIGTTYKQVNPDKAVLLGLDFFGPKMRTMVEQAKQLAPSQEVRLHCWRGGMRSGAVQWLLELAGFEVNLLDHGYKDYRRWAGAEFARPRPLYIVGGYTGSGKTEVLHALAAQGQLVLDLEGLAHHKGSSFGSLGQPAQPTQEQFENNLAAALGALPTGQPVWVEDESRSIGSLHIPTPLFDQMQAAPLLALDVPRAARVPKLALEYGRHDAGALASAILRLRKRLGGLVTKEALAAIADNDMATMVDLVLTYYDKTYAYTMTSAPTGRRTVPVPAVDTDGATNAALVLAAAAELPPTAS, translated from the coding sequence ATGGCCCGCAGCCCCATTGCCGATTTTTTGACGGCCCCGGCCACCGTGCCCATCTTGGATGTGCGGGCCCCGGCCGAGTACGCCCAGGGCCACATCCCGGGGGCCCTCAGCCTGCCGCTGTTCTCCGATGACGAGCGCGCCCGCATCGGCACCACCTATAAGCAGGTGAACCCCGACAAGGCCGTGCTGCTGGGCCTCGATTTTTTTGGGCCGAAAATGCGGACGATGGTGGAGCAGGCCAAGCAGCTGGCCCCCAGCCAGGAAGTGCGCCTGCACTGCTGGCGCGGCGGCATGCGCAGCGGCGCCGTGCAGTGGCTGCTGGAGCTGGCCGGCTTCGAGGTGAACCTGCTCGACCACGGCTACAAGGACTACCGCCGCTGGGCCGGGGCCGAGTTTGCCCGGCCGCGGCCCTTGTACATCGTGGGCGGCTACACGGGCAGCGGCAAAACCGAGGTGCTGCACGCACTGGCCGCCCAGGGCCAGCTGGTGCTCGACCTGGAGGGCCTGGCGCACCACAAGGGCTCGTCGTTCGGCAGCCTGGGGCAGCCGGCCCAGCCCACGCAGGAGCAGTTCGAGAACAACCTGGCCGCCGCCCTGGGGGCCCTGCCCACCGGCCAGCCGGTGTGGGTGGAGGATGAAAGCCGCTCCATCGGCAGCCTGCACATCCCCACGCCGCTCTTCGACCAGATGCAGGCCGCCCCGCTGCTGGCCCTCGACGTGCCCCGCGCTGCCCGGGTGCCCAAGCTGGCCCTAGAGTACGGCCGCCACGACGCGGGGGCCCTGGCCAGCGCCATCCTGCGCCTGCGCAAGCGCCTCGGCGGCCTCGTCACCAAGGAGGCCCTGGCCGCCATCGCCGACAACGACATGGCGACGATGGTGGACCTCGTGCTGACATATTACGACAAGACCTACGCCTACACCATGACCAGCGCCCCCACCGGCCGCCGAACCGTGCCCGTGCCAGCCGTGGATACCGACGGGGCTACGAATGCGGCGCTGGTGCTGGCCGCGGCGGCCGAGCTCCCGCCAACGGCTTCATAA